One genomic window of Candidatus Alcyoniella australis includes the following:
- a CDS encoding SRPBCC family protein: MTKLGDVVRKLRFFLGIALSLAMLGTLCVTAATAQNPADEGWVLKKDSDGLKIYNREKAGSDIKELLAIGTIDAAPARVFKVLGDYENFKDFMPYTEASHIIKTEQQGDKKLTWWFTLLDLPMVSDRYYTLVLTDGQEGDNFRSQWIMAKDMPPDPAWGDPSIAAYQGNRKEPVKTRENKGYWLLKPIDGGARTQANYYVYTDPGGSIPSWLANQANSIAIPELFKAVRERVQDPRYN; the protein is encoded by the coding sequence ATGACCAAACTGGGGGATGTTGTGCGCAAACTGCGGTTTTTCTTAGGGATTGCCTTGAGCTTGGCCATGCTCGGGACGCTGTGCGTCACAGCGGCAACGGCGCAAAATCCAGCCGATGAGGGTTGGGTGCTCAAAAAGGACTCGGACGGGCTAAAAATATACAACCGCGAAAAGGCCGGCTCGGACATCAAGGAGCTGCTGGCGATCGGCACGATCGACGCTGCGCCCGCGCGCGTGTTCAAGGTGCTGGGCGACTACGAGAACTTCAAGGACTTCATGCCCTACACAGAAGCCTCGCACATCATCAAGACCGAACAGCAGGGCGATAAGAAGCTCACTTGGTGGTTTACGTTGCTCGACCTGCCGATGGTCAGCGACCGCTACTACACCCTGGTGCTCACCGACGGACAAGAGGGCGATAATTTCCGCAGCCAGTGGATCATGGCCAAGGACATGCCGCCCGACCCGGCCTGGGGCGACCCGAGCATCGCTGCCTATCAGGGCAACCGCAAAGAGCCGGTCAAAACGCGCGAGAACAAGGGCTACTGGCTGCTCAAGCCGATCGACGGCGGCGCCAGGACCCAGGCGAACTACTACGTCTACACCGATCCAGGCGGATCGATCCCCTCTTGGCTTGCCAACCAGGCAAACTCCATCGCCATTCCCGAACTGTTCAAGGCTGTCCGCGAGAGGGTTCAAGACCCGCGGTATAATTAA
- a CDS encoding Crp/Fnr family transcriptional regulator, translating to MRKSLEAMREVPLFKGLGDRELGLLYERCVVRSYEPDTIIVRQGAVGDALYVVLSGKVKVTLYSESGREVVLDTLAPESFFGEMSLIDAAPRSANVITVEQSELLYLGRRDFRRALTDNPTLALSLLEELCRRLREADAKIGHLALVDVQGRVAGFLLRLGREHGKKMAGGYLIEKRPTHLEMAGLLGTSRETVSRAMSEFIKRGYIRQQGRKLFIPLDTLLDPKDGGGL from the coding sequence ATGCGCAAGTCCTTGGAGGCGATGCGCGAGGTCCCCCTGTTCAAGGGGCTGGGAGACCGGGAGCTGGGATTGCTGTACGAGCGCTGCGTGGTGCGCTCCTACGAGCCGGACACGATCATTGTCAGGCAAGGGGCTGTGGGCGACGCGCTGTACGTGGTGCTCAGCGGCAAGGTCAAGGTCACGCTCTACTCCGAGTCGGGACGCGAGGTGGTGCTCGATACGCTCGCGCCGGAATCGTTCTTCGGCGAGATGAGCCTGATCGACGCCGCGCCGCGTTCGGCGAACGTGATCACCGTCGAGCAAAGCGAACTGCTGTACCTGGGACGCAGGGACTTCCGCCGGGCGCTGACCGACAATCCGACCCTGGCGCTGAGCCTGCTCGAGGAGCTGTGCCGCCGACTGCGCGAGGCCGACGCCAAGATCGGCCATTTGGCGCTGGTCGATGTACAGGGCCGGGTGGCCGGATTCCTGCTGCGCCTGGGGCGCGAGCACGGCAAGAAGATGGCCGGCGGCTACTTGATCGAAAAGCGACCGACCCACCTGGAGATGGCCGGGCTGCTGGGAACCTCGCGCGAGACGGTCAGCCGGGCGATGAGCGAATTCATCAAACGCGGCTACATTCGGCAGCAGGGCCGCAAGCTGTTCATCCCGCTGGACAC
- a CDS encoding tetratricopeptide repeat protein encodes MRASTLIIGVLLGALCACALASHAVAAEQDSIDETAQIHFAAATAAYLRGDYQLAADRFALAHHSSPQLTIALYWEGVCANALGDYNRAEDRLQRFLDTQGEPADRAHFELAVASIGLQRWQRALSQLDRAALADQPRPEIAYYRGLCLVRLERTDQARVWLQRALSNTPQWRDRILALLAACDLIDGDRSAATRNINEALSATHDQGLRDELSLTIEAIERSADRLRWWDLWLRLGGGYDSNAALISDEFEDASPESYIAEAALQALLLPLHRPALKQWIGYRFDGRMHLGYDKDQQPDASEFDMLRHRGLLGIQGRIGLGRSAALQPALGYTFSHVTLGGEDYLLEHRADPSLTIIESRLLATRLAYALLYDDYYQIDDLDGLSHRAELTQFISFWDNGGLISIGGGGEIRQTGAELYDRTAWWVAAGLDAPLFVGIRIDVNYSYRQDDYSDHPLERYETGNRMGVGLRRKFVQRLTLEVRAQVTDVTADPEIYSYSRLVGGAWLKWEF; translated from the coding sequence TTGCGGGCTAGCACATTAATAATCGGAGTGCTGCTCGGCGCGTTGTGCGCCTGCGCCTTGGCGTCCCATGCCGTAGCCGCCGAGCAAGACTCGATCGACGAGACGGCCCAGATCCACTTTGCCGCGGCGACTGCCGCATATTTGCGCGGCGATTATCAGCTCGCAGCCGACCGCTTCGCCCTGGCTCATCACAGCTCGCCGCAGTTGACGATCGCCCTGTATTGGGAAGGAGTCTGTGCCAACGCGCTGGGGGATTACAATCGCGCCGAGGATCGGCTGCAACGCTTCCTCGATACGCAGGGCGAACCGGCCGACAGGGCGCACTTCGAGCTGGCCGTGGCGTCGATCGGTCTGCAGCGCTGGCAACGGGCGCTCTCGCAGCTCGACAGAGCGGCCCTTGCCGATCAGCCCCGGCCCGAGATCGCATATTACCGCGGCCTGTGCCTGGTGCGCCTGGAGCGGACCGACCAAGCGCGCGTCTGGCTCCAGCGGGCGCTGAGCAATACTCCCCAGTGGCGCGACCGCATCCTGGCGTTGCTGGCGGCCTGCGACCTGATCGACGGCGACCGCAGCGCGGCCACGCGCAACATCAACGAAGCGCTGAGCGCGACCCATGACCAGGGGCTGCGCGACGAGCTGTCACTGACCATCGAGGCCATCGAGCGCAGCGCCGACCGGCTGCGCTGGTGGGATTTGTGGCTGCGGCTGGGCGGCGGATACGACAGCAACGCCGCGCTGATCTCCGACGAGTTCGAGGACGCCTCGCCCGAGTCGTACATCGCCGAAGCCGCGCTACAGGCGCTGCTGCTGCCGCTGCATCGTCCCGCGCTTAAGCAGTGGATCGGCTACCGTTTCGACGGCCGGATGCACCTGGGCTACGACAAGGATCAGCAGCCCGACGCGTCCGAGTTCGACATGCTGCGACACCGCGGTCTTTTGGGAATCCAGGGCCGGATCGGGCTGGGCCGCAGCGCGGCGCTCCAGCCGGCGTTGGGCTACACATTCAGCCACGTGACCCTCGGCGGCGAGGACTATCTGCTCGAGCATCGCGCCGACCCCTCGCTGACCATAATCGAGTCGCGGCTGCTGGCAACGCGCCTGGCCTACGCACTGCTCTACGACGATTACTACCAGATCGACGACCTCGACGGCCTTTCCCATCGCGCGGAGCTGACGCAGTTCATCAGTTTCTGGGATAATGGCGGCCTGATCAGCATCGGCGGAGGCGGCGAGATCCGACAGACAGGCGCGGAGTTGTACGACCGGACCGCCTGGTGGGTCGCGGCCGGATTGGACGCGCCGCTGTTCGTCGGAATAAGGATCGACGTGAACTACAGCTATCGCCAGGACGACTACAGCGATCATCCGCTGGAGCGTTACGAGACCGGCAACCGCATGGGCGTCGGGCTGCGGCGCAAGTTCGTTCAGCGACTGACCCTCGAGGTCCGCGCCCAGGTCACCGACGTCACGGCCGATCCCGAGATCTACAGCTACAGCCGCCTGGTGGGCGGCGCGTGGCTCAAGTGGGAGTTCTGA
- a CDS encoding peptidoglycan recognition family protein, producing the protein MRNQMLQLLDLRHRLPVHSSKHWRRREIDQIRCVVTHQSLGSAAELEPGLLTRYLAAYHVKSDPRGTAYGRNWPGLAYHFCIEPCGALIWANDLESVTYHTGGARNRDGVGIVICGDFDGPGHAGKHQPTAAQHQAWLRLMAWLEHDLQIAPAQIYGHCDAPGGTLKAACPGYVVHGWIKSYSNAKQRQKA; encoded by the coding sequence ATGCGGAACCAAATGCTGCAACTGCTCGACCTGCGCCACAGGCTGCCCGTTCACAGCAGCAAACATTGGAGGCGCAGAGAGATCGACCAAATCCGCTGCGTTGTGACCCACCAAAGTCTGGGCTCGGCCGCCGAACTCGAGCCGGGCCTGCTCACGCGCTATTTGGCCGCGTACCACGTTAAGAGCGATCCGCGCGGCACAGCCTACGGCCGCAACTGGCCGGGCCTGGCCTACCACTTCTGCATCGAGCCTTGCGGCGCGCTGATCTGGGCCAACGACCTGGAGTCCGTGACCTATCACACGGGCGGCGCGCGCAACCGCGACGGCGTGGGAATCGTAATCTGCGGCGATTTCGACGGCCCGGGCCATGCGGGAAAACATCAGCCGACAGCGGCGCAGCACCAGGCCTGGCTGCGGTTGATGGCCTGGCTCGAGCACGACCTCCAGATCGCGCCTGCACAAATCTACGGCCACTGCGACGCTCCGGGCGGCACGCTAAAGGCCGCCTGCCCGGGCTACGTGGTCCATGGCTGGATCAAGAGCTACTCAAATGCCAAACAACGACAAAAAGCATAA